A portion of the Malania oleifera isolate guangnan ecotype guangnan chromosome 3, ASM2987363v1, whole genome shotgun sequence genome contains these proteins:
- the LOC131151804 gene encoding uncharacterized protein LOC131151804 yields MASITLDELHTFHAVDRELFTQLVINSKRDPSQSLLVMALWLWLEDKGYPSVIQKMLRLSDSLVDKIADEAVFCLKYLESKSTPTIIPPDGGIPLTAGLMERDISLRMFNQNKFTAISGVKSFLNNVCARIFADILHLVLGSTSQETLRQSLVIPGFPHPVFGDVTIIKLPLDYSLPIRELWCWDRTEDIPEDDRTMFLTFSRGFPVSEAEVRELFTRLYGDCVDSILMELVPANEQPLYARMVLRSVTTIDEILNGKPISKFRINGKHIWTRKYEKRDIF; encoded by the coding sequence ATGGCTTCTATAACACTTGATGAACTCCACACTTTCCATGCTGTAGATCGAGAGCTATTCACCCAACTAGTCATAAACTCGAAGAGAGACCCATCCCAATCTCTATTAGTCATGGCTTTATGGCTTTGGCTAGAAGATAAAGGGTACCCTAGTGTCATACAAAAAATGTTGAGGCTATCTGATTCTTTGGTGGACAAGATAGCTGATGAAGCTGTTTTTTGTTTGAAATATCTTGAATCTAAGAGTACTCCCACTATTATACCTCCTGATGGAGGCATTCCACTTACTGCAGGACTAATGGAAAGGGATATTTCGTTGCGAATGTTCAATCAGAACAAGTTCACTGCAATAAGTGGAGTAAAGAGCTTTCTTAACAATGTTTGTGCTCGCATTTTTGCAGATATTCTACATCTTGTTTTGGGGAGCAcatcacaagaaaccctaaggcAGTCTCTTGTTATCCCAGGATTTCCCCATCCAGTATTTGGTGATGTTACTATAATCAAGTTGCCATTGGACTATAGTCTTCCTATTAGGGAGTTATGGTGTTGGGATCGAACCGAGGATATTCCTGAAGATGATAGAACCATGTTTCTTACCTTCTCACGGGGCTTTCCAGTTTCGGAAGCAGAAGTAAGGGAACTTTTCACTAGACTTTATGGAGATTGTGTGGATTCTATTCTCATGGAACTTGTCCCTGCCAACGAGCAACCATTGTATGCACGAATGGTTCTGCGCTCTGTTACAACCATTGATGAAATTTTAAACGGTAAACCTATATCAAAGTTTCGAATCAATGGTAAGCACATTTGGACTCGAAAGTATGAAAAGAGAGACATTTTCTGA